The following are encoded in a window of bacterium genomic DNA:
- a CDS encoding protein-glutamate O-methyltransferase CheR, giving the protein MTDTVDIELALLLEGLYRRYHYDFRRYATASLKRRLGEAMRRFECRSLSGLQERVLRDAELFRTLLSYLTVQVSDMFRDPPFWVALRRLVVPYLRTYPSVRIWVAGCSTGEEVYSLAILLREEGLLDRSLIYATDINPDALRAAEAGVYGLDRMAQFSEAYLAAGGTGSLSDYYTAGYGSAVLDKTLRASVVFADHSLTTDGVFAEVQLATCRNVLIYFDHELQEQAVGLLRDALGHKGFLGLGAKETLRFSRHGGAFDEVARVERVYQKR; this is encoded by the coding sequence ATGACGGACACGGTCGACATCGAGCTGGCGCTCCTCCTCGAAGGCCTCTACCGCCGCTACCACTACGATTTCCGCCGCTACGCCACGGCGTCGCTGAAGCGCCGGCTGGGCGAAGCGATGCGGCGCTTCGAATGCCGCAGCCTGTCCGGGCTCCAGGAGCGCGTGCTGCGCGACGCGGAGCTCTTCCGCACGCTGCTCTCGTACCTCACGGTGCAGGTGAGCGACATGTTCCGCGACCCGCCGTTCTGGGTCGCGCTGCGCCGGCTGGTCGTGCCGTATCTGCGCACCTATCCGTCGGTCCGCATCTGGGTGGCCGGGTGCAGCACGGGCGAGGAGGTCTACTCGCTCGCGATCCTGCTGCGGGAAGAGGGGCTCCTCGACCGCAGCCTCATCTACGCCACCGACATCAACCCCGACGCGCTCCGCGCCGCCGAGGCAGGCGTCTACGGGCTCGATCGCATGGCGCAGTTCAGCGAGGCGTATCTCGCCGCCGGCGGCACCGGCTCGCTGTCCGACTACTACACCGCCGGCTACGGCTCGGCGGTGCTCGACAAGACGCTCCGCGCGTCCGTGGTCTTCGCCGACCACAGCCTCACGACCGACGGCGTGTTCGCCGAGGTGCAGCTCGCCACCTGTCGCAACGTGCTCATCTACTTCGACCACGAGCTCCAGGAGCAGGCGGTGGGCCTCTTGCGCGACGCCTTGGGCCACAAGGGCTTTCTCGGCCTCGGCGCCAAGGAGACGCTGCGCTTCTCGCGGCACGGCGGAGCGTTCGACGAGGTGGCGCGCGTGGAGCGCGTCTACCAGAAGCGATGA
- a CDS encoding amidase: protein MNPTFQSALTLARALRARTLSSRELLEHFIARVERFNPALNAVVTLDLDRARKAADRADVALARGEVTGPFHGVPMTIKDTFEVAGVRTTAGFPPLAEHVPERDAEAVLRLRRGGVIPFGKTNVPVLAGDWQTYNPIFGATSNPWDTARSPGGSSGGAAAAVAAGLSPLELGSDIGGSIRVPAHWSGIVGHKPTFGLVPQRGHIPGPPGTLAEPDLNVVGPLARTVEDCEAMLDLLAGPTDDRAIAWTLRPPPARHERLADFRVAAWLDDPAYPVDSRVRTLLERAMEALRTAGVMVDARARPRLDFSDAVRTYLELLYPLIMAGYPPEQFEAFAQMADALARDDESALARTARFGTARHREWLAANERREGFRAAYADLFRRFDVLVTPVNFVPPIAHDHTEPFPARTLGVDGVERSYLDLIAWVGPVTMCWLPATVIPIGATPDGLPVGVQIVGPYLEDRTTLAFARLAQDVLGGAQPPPGYA, encoded by the coding sequence ATGAACCCCACCTTCCAGTCGGCGCTCACCCTCGCCCGCGCGCTGCGCGCGAGGACGCTCTCGAGCCGCGAGCTGCTCGAGCACTTCATCGCCCGCGTCGAGCGCTTCAACCCCGCGCTCAACGCCGTCGTCACGCTCGACCTCGACCGCGCCCGCAAGGCGGCGGATCGGGCCGACGTGGCGCTCGCCCGCGGCGAGGTCACGGGCCCGTTCCACGGCGTGCCGATGACGATCAAGGACACCTTCGAGGTGGCCGGCGTCCGCACGACCGCCGGCTTCCCGCCGCTCGCCGAGCACGTGCCCGAGCGCGACGCGGAGGCGGTGCTGCGGCTGCGCCGGGGCGGCGTGATCCCGTTCGGCAAGACCAACGTGCCGGTGCTGGCGGGGGACTGGCAGACCTACAACCCGATCTTCGGCGCGACGAGCAACCCGTGGGACACGGCGCGCTCGCCCGGCGGCTCGTCGGGCGGCGCCGCCGCGGCGGTGGCCGCCGGCCTCTCGCCGCTGGAGCTCGGCAGCGACATCGGCGGCTCGATCCGCGTGCCGGCGCACTGGAGCGGCATCGTCGGGCACAAGCCCACCTTCGGCCTCGTTCCCCAGCGCGGGCACATCCCGGGACCGCCGGGCACGCTCGCCGAGCCCGACCTCAACGTCGTCGGCCCGCTCGCGCGGACCGTCGAGGACTGCGAGGCGATGCTCGACCTGCTCGCCGGCCCCACCGACGACCGCGCGATCGCCTGGACGTTGCGACCGCCGCCGGCGCGCCACGAGCGGCTCGCCGACTTCCGCGTCGCCGCCTGGCTCGACGACCCGGCCTACCCCGTCGACTCGCGCGTGCGGACCCTCCTCGAGCGCGCGATGGAGGCGCTCCGTACCGCCGGCGTCATGGTCGACGCGCGAGCGCGCCCGCGGCTCGACTTCAGCGACGCCGTCCGCACGTATCTCGAGCTGCTCTACCCCCTCATCATGGCCGGCTATCCACCGGAGCAGTTCGAGGCGTTCGCGCAGATGGCCGACGCGCTCGCGCGCGACGACGAGTCGGCGCTCGCGCGCACGGCACGCTTCGGCACGGCCCGCCATCGCGAGTGGCTCGCCGCCAACGAGCGTCGCGAGGGATTCCGGGCGGCGTATGCCGACCTCTTCCGCCGCTTCGACGTCCTCGTGACGCCGGTGAACTTCGTCCCGCCCATCGCGCACGACCACACCGAGCCCTTCCCCGCCCGCACGCTCGGCGTCGACGGCGTCGAGCGCTCGTATCTCGACCTCATCGCCTGGGTCGGTCCGGTGACCATGTGCTGGCTGCCCGCGACGGTGATCCCGATCGGCGCGACGCCCGACGGGCTCCCGGTCGGCGTGCAGATCGTCGGCCCGTACCTCGAGGACCGCACCACGCTCGCCTTCGCACGGCTCGCGCAGGACGTGCTGGGGGGCGCGCAGCCGCCGCCCGGCTACGCATGA
- a CDS encoding amidohydrolase family protein, with product MDCDLLIRGGTVVDGTGAPGVRGDLAIAGGRIVGVGDVGTARAARTLDAGGCVVAPGFIDVHTHYDAQILWDRMLSISPWHGVTTVVMGNCGFGVAPTRPQDRSRILRTLEKVEGMSLATLEAGCGADWPFETFPEYLDAIERLGTAINVAALIGHTPLRLYVMGDAATERAATAEETAAMRAIVRAAIDAGALGFATSKSPTHLGDGGKPVPSRLAELDEVLAIAGALGEAGRGVIQATAGPGLFFQEFRTLARETGRTLTWTALLAGLMGPGSHRMFVQQAEAIAGEGIPVVPQVACRPLNFEFDLAAPFVFESMPTFAAIAGEGRAGKARAYADAAFRRAVKDALAGAMAGVFAFSWERMVVSYHPADPSLEGQGMVPLARARGVDPVDLMFDLGLSTDLATRFRMSVLNFDEDEVAELLANPIMVLGLSDAGAHASQLCDAGFSTHLLGHWVRERGTLSLEQAVRMLTARPAEVMGIGDRGRLAPGLAADVTVFDPATVACTALRRVHDLPGGTDRLVADALGVRAVVVNGTVVREDGRDAVAPGAALPGRVLRGGRAA from the coding sequence ATGGATTGCGACCTCCTCATCCGCGGCGGCACCGTCGTCGACGGCACGGGCGCACCGGGCGTGCGCGGCGACCTCGCGATCGCGGGCGGCCGCATCGTCGGTGTCGGCGACGTCGGCACGGCCCGCGCCGCGCGGACGCTCGACGCCGGCGGCTGCGTCGTGGCGCCCGGCTTCATCGACGTCCACACGCACTACGACGCGCAGATCCTGTGGGACCGCATGCTGTCGATCTCGCCGTGGCACGGCGTCACCACCGTCGTCATGGGCAACTGCGGCTTCGGCGTCGCGCCGACGCGGCCGCAGGATCGCAGCCGCATCCTGCGCACGCTGGAGAAGGTCGAAGGCATGAGCCTCGCCACCCTCGAGGCGGGCTGCGGCGCGGACTGGCCGTTCGAGACCTTTCCCGAGTACCTCGACGCGATCGAGCGCCTCGGCACCGCCATCAACGTGGCCGCGTTGATCGGTCACACGCCCTTGCGGCTCTACGTCATGGGCGACGCGGCGACCGAGCGGGCCGCCACCGCCGAGGAGACTGCGGCCATGCGCGCCATCGTGCGGGCGGCGATCGACGCGGGAGCCCTCGGCTTCGCGACCTCGAAGTCGCCCACCCATCTCGGCGACGGCGGGAAGCCGGTGCCGAGCCGCCTCGCGGAGCTCGACGAGGTGCTCGCCATCGCCGGTGCGCTCGGCGAGGCGGGCCGCGGCGTCATCCAGGCCACGGCCGGCCCGGGCCTCTTCTTCCAGGAGTTCCGCACGCTCGCCCGCGAGACCGGGCGCACCCTCACGTGGACCGCGCTCCTCGCCGGTCTCATGGGACCCGGCTCGCATCGCATGTTCGTGCAGCAGGCCGAAGCGATCGCGGGCGAGGGCATCCCGGTCGTGCCGCAGGTGGCGTGCCGGCCCCTCAACTTCGAGTTCGACCTCGCCGCGCCGTTCGTCTTCGAGAGCATGCCCACCTTCGCGGCGATCGCCGGCGAGGGCCGCGCGGGCAAGGCGCGGGCCTATGCCGATGCGGCGTTCCGCCGGGCGGTGAAGGACGCGCTCGCGGGGGCGATGGCCGGCGTCTTCGCCTTCTCGTGGGAACGCATGGTCGTCTCGTACCATCCCGCCGATCCGTCGCTGGAGGGGCAGGGAATGGTGCCGCTGGCGCGTGCGCGCGGCGTCGACCCGGTCGACCTGATGTTCGACCTCGGGCTGTCCACCGACCTCGCGACCCGCTTCCGCATGTCGGTGCTGAACTTCGACGAGGACGAGGTCGCGGAGCTGCTGGCGAACCCGATCATGGTGCTCGGGCTGTCGGACGCCGGGGCGCACGCGAGCCAGCTCTGCGACGCCGGCTTCTCGACCCATCTCCTTGGCCACTGGGTGCGCGAGCGCGGCACGCTCTCGCTGGAGCAGGCGGTGCGCATGCTCACGGCGCGGCCGGCCGAGGTGATGGGGATCGGCGACCGCGGCCGCCTCGCGCCCGGGCTCGCCGCCGACGTGACCGTCTTCGATCCCGCGACGGTCGCATGCACGGCGTTGCGACGGGTGCACGACCTTCCCGGCGGCACCGATCGGCTGGTCGCCGACGCGCTCGGCGTGCGCGCGGTGGTCGTGAACGGCACCGTCGTGCGCGAGGACGGTCGCGACGCGGTCGCCCCCGGCGCCGCGCTCCCGGGCCGCGTCCTGCGCGGCGGCCGCGCGGCCTGA
- a CDS encoding chemotaxis protein CheB, giving the protein MTTLTDIGGPGGIAAVVVGGSAGAIDALSALLAGLPVDFAPPIVVVVHLPRQRPSSLAEALAYRCGWPVVEVEDKQPIRPGTVHVAPPDYHLLVDAGPALALTVDAAVNFSIPSIDVLFESAVDVYGVRVAGVVLSGANDDGARGLAAIGRAGAPTFVQAPAEAGVPTMPEAAIAACPGALVAPVRAIASALAVLAAPPTETPA; this is encoded by the coding sequence ATGACGACGCTCACCGACATCGGCGGACCGGGCGGCATCGCCGCCGTCGTCGTCGGCGGCTCGGCCGGCGCGATCGATGCGCTGAGCGCGCTGCTCGCCGGCCTCCCGGTCGACTTCGCGCCGCCGATCGTCGTCGTGGTCCACCTGCCGCGGCAGCGGCCGAGCAGCCTCGCCGAGGCGCTCGCGTACCGCTGCGGGTGGCCCGTCGTCGAGGTCGAGGACAAGCAGCCGATCCGCCCGGGCACGGTGCACGTGGCGCCGCCGGACTACCACCTCCTCGTCGACGCCGGCCCCGCGCTGGCGCTCACCGTCGACGCGGCGGTGAACTTCTCGATCCCGTCGATCGACGTGCTCTTCGAGTCGGCGGTCGACGTCTACGGGGTGCGGGTGGCGGGCGTCGTGCTCTCGGGCGCGAACGACGACGGCGCCCGCGGCCTCGCCGCCATCGGCCGGGCCGGCGCGCCGACGTTCGTCCAGGCACCGGCCGAGGCGGGCGTCCCGACGATGCCCGAGGCCGCGATCGCCGCCTGTCCCGGGGCCCTGGTCGCGCCCGTGCGCGCCATCGCCAGTGCCCTCGCGGTGCTCGCGGCACCGCCGACGGAGACGCCGGCGTGA
- a CDS encoding MaoC family dehydratase, with protein sequence MHVGRDLGGRRIVVSQDDVARYRAGTGADDLPDDPAPALLHHSEVYRDLSWYLPNLIGNLHARQEWQLFRPWRLGDAVASHAVVVERYRRRNRELVVNEVVWTDAEGRWLQRSRTHQSFLADDPGDAMVVDKGREKRGDRRFVLPGGDGERLTPRTRTITHAMCEAFSGPTKNYHTDVEMARALGFPDIVVQGMMSVCFVADTVARRFGDGFHRGGTLDVRLVNVVWPGDAITSSGLVRERVREGDADRVHLDVWSAKADGTVTVVGTASALVARAAR encoded by the coding sequence GTGCACGTCGGACGCGATCTCGGCGGCCGCCGCATCGTCGTGTCGCAGGACGACGTCGCACGCTATCGCGCCGGCACCGGCGCCGACGATCTGCCCGACGACCCCGCGCCCGCCCTGCTCCACCACTCCGAGGTCTACCGCGACCTCTCCTGGTACCTGCCGAATCTGATCGGCAACCTGCACGCGCGCCAGGAGTGGCAGCTGTTCCGCCCCTGGCGCCTCGGCGACGCGGTGGCGTCGCATGCGGTCGTCGTCGAGCGCTACCGCAGGCGCAACCGCGAGCTCGTCGTGAACGAGGTCGTCTGGACCGACGCCGAGGGTCGCTGGCTCCAGCGCAGCCGCACCCACCAGAGCTTCCTCGCCGACGACCCCGGCGACGCGATGGTCGTCGACAAGGGCCGCGAGAAGCGCGGCGACCGTCGTTTCGTGCTGCCCGGCGGCGACGGCGAGCGCCTGACGCCGCGCACCCGCACCATCACGCACGCGATGTGCGAGGCGTTCTCCGGGCCGACGAAGAACTATCACACCGACGTCGAGATGGCGCGGGCGCTCGGCTTCCCCGACATCGTGGTGCAGGGGATGATGTCGGTCTGCTTCGTCGCCGACACGGTCGCGCGCCGCTTCGGCGACGGCTTCCACCGCGGCGGGACGCTCGACGTCCGCCTGGTCAACGTCGTGTGGCCCGGCGACGCGATCACGTCCAGCGGCCTGGTTCGCGAGCGCGTGCGCGAGGGCGACGCCGACCGCGTGCACCTCGACGTCTGGAGCGCGAAGGCCGACGGCACCGTCACCGTGGTCGGCACCGCCAGCGCCCTCGTCGCACGAGCCGCGCGATGA
- a CDS encoding DUF4336 domain-containing protein, whose amino-acid sequence MTSLLDRVLQLVQPTPVDGFAPPPRALADGLWVFDRRLAMPGGPLLPLTGTLIRLPGGGLLVHSPVRLDAATAEAVRSLGPITDVLAPNGFHHLFAPAWHAAYPQARLFAAPGLPARVPALAGAAPLRDGDPSPWPDVDILVYGPVGNLGEVVVFHRPTGTLVLTDLAFNVVRVDSLFDRFGWRVVMGVPPHLAPSRTARMTLLRDRARVRPFVERLLALDVRRIVVSHGDVVEHDAAAALRRGFADYLT is encoded by the coding sequence ATGACGAGCCTCCTCGACCGCGTCCTGCAGCTCGTGCAGCCGACGCCGGTCGACGGCTTCGCGCCGCCGCCGCGCGCGCTGGCGGACGGGCTCTGGGTGTTCGATCGCCGCCTCGCCATGCCGGGCGGCCCGCTGCTGCCGCTCACCGGCACGCTGATCCGGCTCCCGGGCGGGGGCCTTCTCGTGCACTCGCCCGTCCGGCTCGACGCGGCGACGGCCGAGGCGGTGCGCTCGCTCGGCCCGATCACCGACGTCCTGGCGCCGAACGGCTTCCATCACCTCTTCGCGCCGGCGTGGCATGCGGCGTACCCGCAGGCGCGCCTCTTCGCCGCGCCCGGCCTCCCCGCCCGCGTCCCGGCGCTCGCCGGCGCCGCCCCGCTGCGCGACGGCGACCCGTCGCCGTGGCCGGACGTCGACATCCTCGTCTACGGCCCGGTCGGCAACCTCGGCGAGGTCGTCGTCTTCCACCGCCCCACCGGGACGCTCGTGCTCACCGACCTCGCGTTCAACGTCGTCCGGGTCGATTCGCTCTTCGACCGCTTCGGCTGGCGGGTCGTCATGGGCGTGCCGCCGCACCTCGCGCCGAGCCGCACCGCCCGCATGACCCTGCTGCGCGACCGCGCGCGCGTGCGCCCCTTCGTCGAGCGGCTGCTGGCGCTCGACGTGCGGCGCATCGTCGTCTCGCACGGCGACGTCGTCGAGCACGACGCCGCCGCCGCGCTCCGCCGCGGCTTCGCGGACTACCTGACCTGA
- a CDS encoding response regulator yields MNAPAKILLVDDRPENLTALVAVLRQEDRELLQATSGRAALELLLTEDVALALIDIEMPGMDGVELAELMRGTERTRAIPIIFVTAALHDQTRLFNGYEAGAVDFLFKPIDPRMLRSKVDVFLELHRQRRQLVQRITELEAVLAAVPAAVFIARDAEARRIETNPAGAALLRRRTDDTAPIGPVGGGFRVLQEGREVQDDERPLRIAASRGEEVRGWEFTLVFDDDTRVHMFGNATPLRTPDGRVTGAVGAFVDVTERKRAEERLLEADRRKDEFLAVLSHELRNPLMPIRTSLYLLDRLPADSPQGRQALAVIDRQTHHLARLIDDLLDVQRITSGKMSLRREPVELEVVVGRAAQDHRAAFDAANIALRIEVGSEPLPVTGDATRLAQIVGNLLGNAAKFTPAGGTVTLALARDHGGAVLHVRDTGVGIARDVLSRLFEPFAQADRTLDRSRGGLGLGLALVRSLTEMHGGTVAAYSAGPGHGAEFVVRLPLRPDDAPAASPAPARTVPAARRRVLVVEDNADGAEALGALVGLMGHAVEVAHDGLDAIARAHTFRPDTVLCDIGLPGIDGYEVARRLSSDPALRGVQLVALTGYAQPEDRARTRAAGFTAHLSKPPDLDALERLLAAPRAADA; encoded by the coding sequence GTGAACGCCCCCGCGAAGATACTCCTGGTCGACGACCGGCCGGAGAACCTGACGGCCCTCGTCGCCGTCCTGCGCCAGGAGGATCGCGAGCTGCTACAGGCCACCTCCGGCCGCGCCGCGCTCGAGCTGCTGCTCACCGAGGACGTCGCGCTCGCGCTGATCGACATCGAGATGCCCGGCATGGACGGCGTCGAGCTCGCCGAGCTCATGCGCGGCACGGAGCGCACGCGGGCGATCCCGATCATCTTCGTCACCGCCGCGCTCCACGACCAGACGCGTCTCTTCAACGGCTACGAGGCCGGCGCGGTCGACTTCCTCTTCAAGCCGATCGACCCGCGCATGCTGCGCAGCAAGGTCGACGTCTTCCTCGAGCTGCACCGGCAGCGCCGGCAGCTCGTGCAGCGGATCACCGAGCTGGAGGCGGTGCTGGCCGCGGTTCCGGCGGCGGTGTTCATCGCGCGCGACGCCGAGGCCCGCCGGATCGAGACCAATCCGGCGGGTGCGGCGCTGCTGCGCCGGCGCACCGACGACACCGCGCCCATCGGCCCCGTGGGCGGCGGCTTCCGCGTGCTCCAGGAGGGGCGCGAGGTGCAGGACGACGAGCGGCCGCTGCGGATCGCCGCCAGTCGCGGCGAAGAGGTGCGCGGCTGGGAGTTCACGCTCGTCTTCGACGACGACACCCGCGTCCACATGTTCGGCAACGCCACGCCCCTGCGCACTCCCGACGGCCGCGTCACGGGGGCGGTCGGGGCCTTCGTCGACGTCACCGAGCGCAAACGCGCCGAGGAGCGCCTGCTCGAGGCGGATCGGCGCAAGGACGAATTCCTCGCGGTGCTGTCGCACGAGCTGCGCAACCCGCTGATGCCGATCCGCACGAGCCTCTACCTCCTCGACCGCCTGCCCGCCGACAGCCCGCAGGGCCGCCAGGCGCTCGCGGTGATCGACCGGCAGACGCATCACCTCGCGCGGCTGATCGACGACCTGCTCGACGTGCAGCGCATCACGAGCGGGAAGATGTCGCTGCGGCGCGAGCCGGTGGAGCTCGAGGTCGTGGTCGGGCGCGCGGCCCAGGACCATCGGGCGGCGTTCGACGCCGCGAACATCGCGCTCCGCATCGAGGTCGGGTCCGAGCCGCTGCCGGTCACCGGCGACGCCACCCGGCTGGCGCAGATCGTCGGCAACCTGCTCGGCAACGCGGCGAAGTTCACGCCCGCGGGCGGCACGGTGACGCTCGCGCTCGCCCGCGACCACGGGGGCGCCGTGCTGCACGTTCGCGACACCGGCGTCGGCATCGCGCGCGACGTGCTCTCCCGGCTCTTCGAGCCGTTCGCCCAGGCCGACCGTACGCTCGATCGCAGCCGCGGCGGCCTCGGGCTCGGTCTGGCGCTCGTGCGCTCGCTCACCGAGATGCACGGCGGCACCGTCGCCGCGTACAGCGCCGGGCCGGGCCACGGCGCCGAGTTCGTCGTGCGCCTGCCGCTGCGGCCGGACGACGCCCCGGCGGCGTCGCCGGCGCCTGCGCGCACCGTCCCGGCGGCGCGTCGGCGCGTGCTCGTCGTCGAGGACAACGCGGACGGCGCCGAAGCGCTGGGGGCCCTCGTCGGCCTCATGGGGCACGCGGTGGAGGTCGCACACGACGGCCTCGACGCCATCGCCCGCGCGCACACGTTCCGCCCGGACACCGTGCTGTGCGACATCGGCCTCCCCGGCATCGACGGCTACGAGGTCGCGCGCCGGCTGTCGTCGGATCCGGCCCTGCGGGGGGTGCAGCTGGTGGCGCTCACCGGCTACGCGCAGCCCGAGGACCGGGCGCGCACGCGCGCGGCGGGCTTCACCGCGCATCTCTCGAAGCCGCCCGATCTGGACGCGCTCGAGCGCCTGCTGGCGGCGCCGCGGGCGGCCGACGCGTGA
- a CDS encoding dicarboxylate/amino acid:cation symporter, whose product MSHDRSLRMLLGLVVGTSLGILAHATSAGAPWLEAVVVYGTEPLGQIFLRLLFMLVLPLVVSALALGVAGIGDVGQLGRIGLKTLAYTVLVSSVAVLLGVGLVDLFEPGRGLPETLRAQVLAQRAAVPAPAPGSEVGGVGFFVQLVPRNVVEAMANGDMLPVMVFALFLGVGLLTTRTDAARRFEEALQGLYEVVMRLLDVVIGAAPLGIACLLFTLTARLGVDVLWQLASYVGVVLLALAIHQFVVYSLSVSLLGGMSPVRFFRGIREAMLTAFSTASSNATLPTALRVAEDELRLPPHVSRFVLTIGSTANQNGTALFEGVTVLFLAQLYGVDLSFSQQLTVVVICILGGIGTAGVPAGSIPVVAMILGMVGVPGEGIGLILGVDRFLDMCRTTINVTGDLAAAVVVSRGETRGTSEIPHPDVP is encoded by the coding sequence ATGTCCCACGACCGCTCGTTGCGGATGCTGCTGGGCCTCGTCGTGGGGACGTCGCTCGGCATCCTCGCGCACGCGACGTCGGCCGGCGCGCCGTGGCTCGAGGCCGTCGTCGTCTACGGTACCGAGCCGCTCGGACAGATCTTCCTGCGGCTGCTCTTCATGCTCGTGCTGCCGCTCGTCGTCTCGGCGCTCGCGCTCGGCGTCGCCGGAATCGGCGACGTCGGCCAGCTCGGCCGCATCGGCCTCAAGACCCTCGCCTACACCGTGCTGGTCTCGAGCGTCGCGGTGCTCCTCGGCGTCGGGCTCGTCGACCTGTTCGAGCCCGGGCGCGGCCTGCCCGAGACGCTGCGCGCGCAGGTCCTGGCGCAGCGCGCCGCGGTGCCCGCGCCGGCGCCGGGCTCCGAGGTCGGCGGCGTCGGGTTCTTCGTGCAGCTGGTGCCGCGCAACGTGGTCGAAGCCATGGCCAACGGCGACATGCTGCCGGTGATGGTCTTCGCACTCTTCCTCGGCGTGGGCCTGCTGACGACGCGCACCGACGCGGCCCGCCGCTTCGAGGAGGCGCTCCAGGGGCTCTACGAGGTCGTGATGCGGCTCCTCGACGTCGTCATCGGCGCCGCGCCTCTCGGCATCGCCTGTCTCCTCTTCACGCTCACGGCACGGCTCGGCGTCGACGTGCTCTGGCAGCTCGCGTCCTACGTCGGCGTGGTGCTGCTGGCGCTGGCGATCCACCAGTTCGTCGTCTACTCGCTCTCGGTCTCGCTCCTCGGCGGCATGTCGCCGGTGCGCTTCTTCCGCGGCATCCGCGAGGCCATGCTGACGGCGTTCTCCACCGCGTCGAGCAACGCGACGCTGCCGACGGCGCTGCGCGTCGCGGAGGACGAGCTGCGGCTGCCGCCGCACGTGAGCCGCTTCGTGCTCACCATCGGCTCGACGGCCAATCAGAACGGGACCGCGCTCTTCGAGGGCGTCACGGTGCTTTTCCTTGCGCAGCTCTATGGCGTCGACCTGTCGTTCTCGCAGCAGCTGACGGTCGTCGTCATCTGCATCCTCGGCGGCATCGGCACCGCCGGCGTGCCGGCGGGCTCGATTCCCGTCGTGGCGATGATCCTCGGCATGGTCGGCGTGCCGGGGGAGGGCATCGGCCTCATCCTCGGCGTCGACCGCTTCCTCGACATGTGCCGGACCACGATCAACGTGACCGGCGATCTCGCCGCCGCCGTGGTGGTCTCACGAGGTGAGACCCGGGGCACGAGCGAGATTCCCCACCCGGACGTTCCATGA
- a CDS encoding NAD(P)-dependent oxidoreductase, with product MHIGFVGLGQMGRGMAASLLAAGHDLTVYNRSPAKAAPLAAQGARVAPTVADACRGEAVVTMLADDAAVAEVAFGDAGIVAHLPAGAVHVSASTIGVATCERLAAAHAAAGQRFVAAPVFGRPDAAAARKLVVVAAGPADALDACTPLFDAVGQRTFRVGDAPPAASLIKVSGNFLIAAAIEALGEAVALVAKAGVDRQQYVDILTSTLFAAPVYRTYGAIIAEQRWEPAGFAAPLGLKDVRLALAAGDALRVPLPLASLLRDRLLELLARGDEHLDWSAIARLAAEAAGE from the coding sequence ATGCACATCGGCTTCGTCGGGCTCGGGCAGATGGGACGCGGCATGGCCGCGAGCCTGCTCGCCGCCGGCCACGACCTCACCGTCTACAACCGCTCGCCCGCGAAGGCCGCGCCGCTGGCCGCGCAGGGCGCCCGCGTCGCTCCCACGGTGGCCGACGCCTGCCGCGGCGAGGCGGTCGTCACCATGCTCGCGGACGACGCGGCGGTCGCGGAGGTCGCGTTCGGCGACGCGGGCATCGTCGCGCACCTGCCCGCCGGCGCGGTCCACGTCTCGGCCAGCACGATCGGCGTCGCCACGTGCGAGCGGCTCGCCGCCGCGCATGCCGCCGCGGGGCAGCGCTTCGTCGCCGCACCGGTCTTCGGACGGCCCGACGCCGCCGCGGCACGCAAGCTCGTCGTCGTCGCCGCCGGTCCCGCCGACGCGCTCGACGCCTGCACACCGCTCTTCGACGCCGTCGGGCAGCGGACGTTCCGCGTCGGCGACGCGCCGCCGGCCGCGAGCTTGATCAAGGTGAGCGGCAACTTCCTCATCGCGGCAGCCATCGAGGCCCTGGGCGAGGCCGTCGCGCTCGTCGCGAAGGCCGGCGTCGACCGGCAGCAGTACGTCGACATCCTCACCTCGACGCTGTTCGCGGCGCCGGTCTATCGCACCTACGGCGCCATCATCGCCGAGCAGCGTTGGGAGCCGGCGGGCTTCGCCGCGCCGCTCGGCCTGAAGGACGTACGCCTGGCGCTGGCCGCCGGCGATGCGCTGCGCGTGCCCCTGCCGCTCGCGAGCCTCCTGCGCGACCGCCTCCTCGAGCTGCTCGCGCGCGGCGACGAGCACCTCGACTGGTCGGCCATCGCCCGTCTCGCCGCCGAGGCGGCCGGCGAGTAG
- a CDS encoding helix-turn-helix domain-containing protein, protein MGTRGDASRHLRTLARDVRRARELLGWSQGDLARAARVGQATISRLERGTCSRMPYVTVLRVHGALAGAFRTLGDQARIRGVPMIARGLPEAAVDVTLPALDDGLADLARMYGQLGEAERVSLIAVVRALAVALHA, encoded by the coding sequence ATGGGGACGCGAGGCGATGCCTCCCGCCACCTCCGCACTCTTGCGCGCGACGTGCGGCGCGCCCGAGAGCTCCTGGGCTGGTCGCAGGGCGACCTCGCCCGGGCCGCCCGGGTCGGCCAGGCGACGATCAGCCGGCTCGAGCGGGGCACCTGCTCCCGGATGCCCTACGTCACCGTGCTGCGCGTCCACGGTGCGCTCGCCGGCGCCTTTCGGACCCTCGGCGACCAGGCTCGCATCCGCGGCGTGCCGATGATCGCCCGCGGCCTGCCGGAGGCGGCGGTCGACGTCACCCTGCCGGCGCTCGACGACGGCCTCGCCGACCTCGCCCGTATGTACGGCCAGCTCGGAGAGGCCGAGCGGGTCAGCCTGATCGCCGTCGTCCGTGCCCTGGCGGTGGCGCTGCACGCGTAG